The Arthrobacter oryzae DNA window CGTGTATCCCAGCAGGAACTCATCGAACCCCGGCAGGATCAGCAGGGAGCGCTGGCCGGGGACGCCGTCGTCGAGCAGCGCCGCGGTGGCCGGCGCCATCCAGTAGCTGGTTCCTTCGAACTCCAGCTCGACGAGCTGGTCCTTCACCGTGGCCAGCGCACTGCGGACTTCCGTCACCGGGGTATTGGACCACCAGGCGAAGTCACGTTCCGTGGCCGGGCCGTGGCTGAGCATGTACCGCAGCACCAGCTCGGCGATGCCCTCGGCGCGGTCCAGTTCCCGGGACTTGGGGATCCACTCGTCGAAGGCCTTGAGGAGCTGCTGGTTTCCCGTGAGCGGTCCCTGCACGAGCCAGGCCCGCTGGCACAGGACCCCCAGCAGGTGGATGCCGCGCTGGCCCGCTGTGGACTGCCCCGCGGCTTGGAAGGCCTCGAAGAGCTGTTGGCGGGAGGCTGCTCCGCCGCCGGATACGAGTTCCAAAGCCGTATCGCGGGCAACGTCCACGTCGCGGGCATCGATCCCCAGCTCCCGGTGCCGGCCGCCCATTCCCCGGATCAGGCGGTCCGCCGTGATGGCCAGGATCCAGCGCAGGTCCTCCGGAGCGAGCAGGTGCAGCGTTCCGCGCATTGGCCAGGACCGGACCACGAGCCCTTCATCCAGCGCGGACCGGACGCTGTCCACGCCCGCACCGCGGACCCTGAGTCCGACAGCCCAGAGCGCGGCCTGCAGGTCCTGGGCCTGCATGGCCGTCATCCAGCGCACGGCGTCCGGCACGGAGTCGAAGTCCGGTGCCAACAGCCCCTGCGCGGCGAGCCGCAACCGTCCGATGACATGCCGGGTGACCCTTGTCCTGGCCATGGTTCCGGCCCTTCTCCTGACTGTGGTTCCTGCGTTGGTTCCGGCGCCTGATCCCATACGCCTATCGTAGGTCCGCCTCCGACAATCCGGCTCCGCGGTCCCGGCAAGTACACCGCAGTCTCCCAGCCCGTTTCCAGCCGGGGTCCCTAGTCTGGATGGATGACCATCGGAGAGCTCTGGCCGCAGCTGCGGCCCCTGTGCCGGGCCCTTGCCCTGCTGGGATGGGCGTCCAGTGCGGCCGGAATGGCTGCGGGCCTCTCCATCGCGATTGCGGGCGGGACAAGCCTCTCGCCCACCGTGCAGGCCCTGCAGCTGGTTTCGGCGGGCAGCATGGCGGTGGCGGTCATTAGTTTCCTCGCCGCTTCCCTGCTGCAGCCCCAACACCGCGGCTGGCGGTCGGCCGAACAAGAGCGGCGCGACGAAACCCACGAACCCGGCAGTGAGCTGCCCCCCACCATCAGGAGCTTCCTGCTGGCTGCCTTCGCCTTGCTGGCCGGCGCCGTGGTGTTCGCCTGTGCGGGGCTGGTCCTCCGCAACGGCCCCAGCGCGCAGTCGGTGGCTTTCTGCCAGGTCTTCCTGCTGGGCGCCGCAGCGTCCGGGTTCACGTTCATGCTGTTCAGCAAGGTGGCCCCGCGTCAGCGCCGGAGCTGAGCAGCAGGAACTAACTGTCCTGGAGCTGGGCGCCGAAGGTTCCTAGAGCTCCACGCCGATCAGCAGCGGCTCGGGGTGCAGTTCAATGCCAAAACGTTCGACGACGCCGCGTCTCACCTCGCGCGCCACGGCGACCATGTCCGCCGCACTTGCGGCACCCCTGTTGGTGATGGCCAGCGTGTGCTTAGTGGACAGCGAGGCCCGGCCTCCGGAAACACTCCCGGCCTCCAGCCCGTATCCCTTGCCGAAGCCGGCACGGTCAATGAGCCAGGCGGCGGACAGCTTCACCTGGCCGTCCGAACCGGCCGGATACCGGGGGGCGTCTGCGGGGAGCGAGTCGGCCGCGTCCGCGGGGACAACCGGGTTCGTGAAGAAGGATCCCGTGGAATACGTGTCGCGGTCCTCCGGGTCCAGGACCATGCCTTTGGAGGCCCGGAGCCGCAGCACCTCCCGGCGCACATCGTTGGAGTACGCCCTCTTCCCGGGCTCAACGCCGAGGGACTTCGCCAGTTCGGCATAACGGATGGGTGCACTCATCTGGCCCAGCGGCAACTGGAACTCCACCGTGAGCACCACAAAGCGCGGGGACCCCTGGACGGTGGTCTGCTTCAGGACCGAATCCCGGTAGCCGAACTTCAGCTCCGAATTCGTGAAGGTGCGGACGGCATTCCGTTCCCGGTCCCAGGTCCGGACAGCGGCTATGGTCTGGGAGACGTCCGAGCCGTAGGCCCCCACATTCTGCACCGGGGTGGCCCCCGTGGACCCGGGGATCCCGGAAAGTGCCTCTATCCCGGACCACGCATGCCGCACGGCGTGCTCCACCAGCGCGTCCCAGTTATGACCTGCCTGGACCACCACAGAAACGCCGCCGCAGGAATCCTCGGCGTTGACGGTGAACCCCTCAGAGGCGATCCGGAGCACCGTGCCGGGGTACCCGTCGTCGGAAATCAGCAGGTTGGACCCGCCCGCGATGATCAGCAGCTGCCCACCGGCGGCATCCGCGGAGCGGACGGCGTCGATGATTTCCGACTCCGAACGTGCCTCGATGTAGTTACCGGCGGGTCCGCCGACGGCGGCAGTGGTCAGGTCGGAAAGCAAAGTCTGGGTCACCCGTCCAGCCTATCGGTCATTCGGACGGGACCGGGATTCAAGGGAGTTTCCGGGCCACCGGGGAAAGCAGGAAGCTGACCACGAGCATCACCATCACGGCGAGCAGGGAGTGGAGGATGCCCACGTGTTCGGCCAGGAGTCCAAGGAGAGGCGGTCCGCACAGAAACGCGCCGTAGCCGATGGTGGACACCACGGAAACGCGGGCAGCGGCCTTGGCCGGATCATCGGCGGCCGCGGACATGCCGACGGGGAAACCGAGGGAAGCGCCAAGGCCCCAGACGGCCAGCGCCACGAACGCCAGCCACGGCGCGGGAGCGAAGACGAACAGCCCCAGTCCGGCGACGGCCAGCGCGGCGCACCAGCGCATCACGGGAACCCTGCCAAACCGGTCCAGGACCAGCGTTCCGGCGAAGCGGCCGATGGTCATGAAGGTCACGAAAAGCCCGTAGCCTGCAGCTCCGGCGGCGTCGGACTGGCCGTGGCCGTCCGCCAGCGCAAGGGCCACCCAGTCGCCCGCCGCGCCTTCGGCAAGGGCAAGCCCGAGGACCAGGACGCCGAGCAGGAGCGT harbors:
- a CDS encoding UDP-N-acetylmuramate dehydrogenase; this translates as MTQTLLSDLTTAAVGGPAGNYIEARSESEIIDAVRSADAAGGQLLIIAGGSNLLISDDGYPGTVLRIASEGFTVNAEDSCGGVSVVVQAGHNWDALVEHAVRHAWSGIEALSGIPGSTGATPVQNVGAYGSDVSQTIAAVRTWDRERNAVRTFTNSELKFGYRDSVLKQTTVQGSPRFVVLTVEFQLPLGQMSAPIRYAELAKSLGVEPGKRAYSNDVRREVLRLRASKGMVLDPEDRDTYSTGSFFTNPVVPADAADSLPADAPRYPAGSDGQVKLSAAWLIDRAGFGKGYGLEAGSVSGGRASLSTKHTLAITNRGAASAADMVAVAREVRRGVVERFGIELHPEPLLIGVEL
- a CDS encoding winged helix DNA-binding domain-containing protein; the encoded protein is MARTRVTRHVIGRLRLAAQGLLAPDFDSVPDAVRWMTAMQAQDLQAALWAVGLRVRGAGVDSVRSALDEGLVVRSWPMRGTLHLLAPEDLRWILAITADRLIRGMGGRHRELGIDARDVDVARDTALELVSGGGAASRQQLFEAFQAAGQSTAGQRGIHLLGVLCQRAWLVQGPLTGNQQLLKAFDEWIPKSRELDRAEGIAELVLRYMLSHGPATERDFAWWSNTPVTEVRSALATVKDQLVELEFEGTSYWMAPATAALLDDGVPGQRSLLILPGFDEFLLGYTDRSLVLPPEHAQKVVPGGNGMFKKTIVAGGEVIGTWARKGTGRAAAVVPEPFDTVNGLRPAAQKSFELQAARYVAFLG